A segment of the Candidatus Sumerlaea chitinivorans genome:
TGCCTACCTCGGTTTAGCCCGTCTCATGAACGGAAAAGAGAGCGAGGGAAGGACGCTCCTGAAATTACACGGACAGAGTGACAATGTCGGGTTTCTTATCCGACTGACGGAGTGGGCGGAAAGTCAATGGTTGGAGGCAGGGCGCTTCTTTGCTCCACGTCGTGTGGAGCTTCAACCCCCTGTGTCCGTGCATGGAATGAAAAAGCTAATGCTCGCCCAAAAAGCTGAGAGACTCTTCTATCAGCGACGGTATAGAGAATTCCTCGAACTTGCGGAAGTCATTCTTGCGCGACGACCTAACGATGAAAGTTTCCTTTTTGCCGCGGGCGTGGCAGCCGAAATGCTATGCGATTACGAACATGCCCTAGGCTATTGGTCGGCTATTGAGGCAGATGAAAGCGACGGCTACGACCCGTTACGCGCCGCGCAGGGTCGAGTGTGGGTTCGGCTTGGAGAATACGATCGGGCCTTGGATGCGTTCTCGCATGTGACCATCCTCGGTCCAGAAGACTACGGGGTAAACTACTTTTTGGGGGTGCTTTGCTTGGCGCATTCTGATCGCCCGCTTGCTCGCCGTTTTTTCCAACGGGCGTTCACTCAGTACCTCGTGGATACGCTCGAGTACCAGTATGCACACACATTACGCGAGATCCTCGGCGAACATTAGAGCATCTCTGTGGAATCGTTCCGGGCGCTTCTATTGTCGTTTGGCCTTCCACCACGTTGTGCCTAATACTAAGGCGTAGCCGAGCAGCAAAAGCACCGCGAGCGACATGCGTTTGTTCCAGCCCAGCCACAGTGCCGTGGGAATTACTACAACCGCGGCAAGAGCAATGAGAGATGCAACTTGCTTCACCTCGCGCCTCCGCTAAGCCTACTCATCGAGGAGCGTTTTGAGCTTTGTGACAATAAAGTCAATGGCCACCTTGTTGTAGCCACCCTCCGGCACGATAATGTCCGCATAACGCTTGGAGGGCTCGACAAATTCAAGGTGCATCAAACGCACGACATTGAGATATTGATCGATCACCGACTGCAGGGAACGCCCACGCTCTTTCACGTCCCGAGATAAGCGGCGGATAAAGCGCACATCGGCATCCGTATCCACAAAGATTCGCACATTCATCATATCACGCAGAGCTGGGATTGCGAGCACCAAGATCCCTTCCACAATAATGATGGGTGCTGGCTCAACATGAATAGTTTCGGGCGCTCGAGCATGGGCTGCATAGTTGTACACAGGCATCTCGATCGCCTCACCCCGCATCAACTTGTGTAGGTGCTCGAGAAGCAGCGGGATGTCGAATGCATCGGGATGATCATAATTAATCTTGGCTCGTTCTTCGAAGGGCAAATCCGAGCGATCCAAGTAGTATGAGTCTAAGCCGAGAATGACGACTTGCTTACCGACAGCTTCGCCGATCGACTTGGCGACAAGAGTCTTGCCGGAGCCAGTACCACCGGCAATTCCCAACAGCATGCGCTTCACGCGTTGCTGCCTCCTGTAGAGTTTTGAGAGTTTGGGGCAAGGTCCTTGAGCGCGGTGACGGGAGTCAGCTCCGCCGAGCTGTCGCCATGATTTTCAGTGCCCGTCTTGCTCCATTCCTGAGGCGCAATGTATCCCTCGATGCAGACATCCGATCCAAACGAGCGAATCGACACATCGCTCAACGAGAGCGCGCGATCCATGTGGAGCACCCCCCACCCAGCGATCGGAATCTTTGCGTTCTTGCCTCCCACAATTTTCGGCGCGACAAACGCAACGACTTTGTCTACTAACTGAGCTTCGAAAAGGGCGCCCGTCAAACTGCTGCCGCCTTCGCAGAGGATTGACTGGATCCCCAATTTATGGAACTCGGCCATCACTTCGTGAAAATCGAGTAATCCTCGCCCGGGAAATACCAAGACGCGGTGACCGGCTTTCTCGAGCTCATGGCGTTTATCGCGAGATGAGGCCGAGCTGGTGCAAATAATGACCGACCCCGGACTCGCCTTCGTAAGACACTTGGCCCGAGAAGGAATGCGTAGGTTTCCATCGACGATGATTCGCAACGGCTGGCGACCCGAATAGCCCTCAAGACGCACGGTCAGGAGCGGATTATCCATAAGTACTGTGCCGACGCCAACCATTACCGCGTCCACCTGAGCGCGCAGTTCATGGGCGTACGCTCGGCTCATCTCGTTGGTGATCCAGCGCGAGTGGCCTGTCTCCGTTGCAATTTTGCCGTCCAGCGTCATGGCCCATTTCGAAATGATAAATGGGCGTTTTTTCTCGTGATAGGTGAAAAAGAATTCATTCTGGCGCCGCGCTTCAAGCTCGCAGAGCCCCACCTCGACTCGAATTTGAGCTGCTCGCAGTTCCTCAATCCCTTTTCCGGAGACAAGCGGGTTTGGATCGCGAGCTGCTACCACCACACGCTCGAATTTGTGTTTAATAATCTCCTGTGTGCAGGGAGGGGTTTTTCCAAAATGGCAGCATGGCTCCAAAGTAACGTAAAGCGTCGCCCCTTCGAGCGGCTCCTGCGCAGACCGAATGGCTTCGATCTCGGCGTGGGGAGCACCTGCTTGGCGATGCCACCCCTCTGCAATGACTCTCCCGCGCTTCACAATGAGCGCACCCACCATCGGATTCGGGGAGGTCGCACCTCGCCCCCGCGCCGCGAGCTCAAGAGCTCGCTCCATGTAAGCGCGATCTTCCTTCGTAAAAGTGAATTGTTCGTTGTGCTTATTCACGTCACCAAGACCACTAACCCAACGCGGCTGGAAGGCGGCAACAGAAAATTCATTGTTTGGCCATGAATCGTCGACGCTTTGGACAAATCCCGCAATCGTTATGTGTGCACAGGAGCATGGTGGGATCCGCGTGGAGCAGTTCTTTCATAGCATTTACAAGGTCGTTCAGCCGAAGCAACTGACTCACCGAAGGCCCCACACGAACGTCCCGAAGAACTCCCACTTGGCGAAGCGGTTCCTCCACGACACGAAAACCCCGCGAGCAACCTGGAACCTCAAAAATCTGCGTGTATTCCACTTGACCATCCTCGTTGATAAACCAAGCAATTTCGAAATCTTGCCCTTCCGTGAAGGCTACACGAACATAGGGAAGTCCGGCCAAAACCTCACAAAGATGAAGCGAGCTATTGGTATCCTGAAACGTTCCCAACATGAGAATTTTTGCATCGAACTTCCGCATTCGATCGAACGGGCAGTCTGCGCCCAACGGCGTCGCATGAAGATGATTGCGAATAATGTCCTCTGCGTGCGGGCCGATAACCGCGACCGAGTGGGTCGGATGGAAGCTTCGATGAGCATCGGGCCGTTGACGCAAGACCTCGGGAATTACGCCAACCCGCGCCTTGGAAGTTTTGGGATCAAACGGTTCGACATGCCACATCGGAAGCGAATAGGTAAATGTCGGTACCAACAAATGCCCGTGTGGCCCAACCGCATCAAGCAATGCGTCAATCACAGTGTTTGGCCCCCCATCCACCGTCCCGAGACTCTTAAACGAACTGTGGAGAATCACAGCATCCCCTTGCTGAATTCCAATTTCTGCAAATGCGTCCGCAAGTTGCTGCCGGGTTAGAACTTGATCGGGTCTATTTGACATCGCTCTCGTACCGTGGGTTATTCTCGCTTCGCGCAGGTTTCGGAGTGCGGGCTCGAAGCGAGGAAATCAAGCGGATTGCAGTGAGCTATCGCATGGATTTCGGAAAGGGAGACATTGCTCTTTCGTCAGCTGCCATGAAGAGAGTTCTGACCAATGTGATGGGAAAGATATGTGTATGCGGAAAGACTCATGATGCGCACGGCGCTAAAGAACAGAGGATACGCGGTGAGTAGATTCATTGGAGAGGCAAACTCGCGACTGTTAACAAAGGACCGCACTCAATGAACAAACTGCTTAATCTCGACGATACAATCGTTGCTCCGGCGACTGGCTCACCGCCTGCGGCAATTGCAATTGTTCGCCTCAGTGGGAAGAAGAGCTTCGAGATTCTAGAGAAAATTTTTCGTCCCCGTTCGAATCGCCCGGTCGCTGAACTGCCATCCCATAGGATGGTACTTGGGATGGTCCACCGTTTGTCCGGAGAACCGATCGACGAAGTCCTTGGAGTCCTTATGCGAGCCCCCCGAAGTTTTACGGGCGAAGACGTTGCAGAACTCCATACTCATGGAAGTGCAGCTGTGGTGCGCGCGGTGGTCGAGGCCTGTGTCGAAGCAGGGGCACGCGTTGCAGAACCCGGCGAATTTACGCGACGGGCTTTTCTCAATGGCAGAATGGATCTCGTCCAAGCAGAAGCCCTTGCTGACCTCATCCACGCGCAAACTCAACAAGCCCGAAGGCTCGCACTCCGCCAGCTTCAGGGTGGGCTCTCCAGCAAAGTTATGAAGCTACGTGAATGGTTGCTGGACGTTGCTGCGGAGCTGGAAGCGTGGATTGATTTCCCAGAGGAAGAAATCCCAATTCCGACGATCGCGAGACACTTAGAGATTTTTGCGGACGTCACCCGCGAACTCCAACGTCTGACGCAAGGCCTACGCGCAGGATTGTTGCTGAGTGAGGGAGCAAGGGTTGTAATCGCTGGCCGCCCCAATGCGGGAAAATCCAGCCTCTTCAATATGCTGGTTGGTCGAGAGCGAGCCATAGTCACCCCGCATCCGGGGACCACGCGCGACACCATCGAGTCAACGGTCGAGCTTGGAGGCATTGCTGTGACTCTTGTCGACACAGCTGGCCTTAGACATACAGCGGATGAAATTGAGGGAATAGGCATTGAGCGTGCGCGACAAGAAATCCGGCTGGCGGATCTTGTCCTTCTTGTCGTGGACGCTTCACACCCCACGAATATCCGAGGCGATCTCGAGCTGGTCGAGCACGACTACGAAACCAAGATTGTCGTGGTGCTAAACAAAACTGATTTGGCCTCCGAAGAACAAATCGGTGAACTGACCGCCCAGCTCCAAGGTCTAACGTATCCGTGCGTGCAAGTGTCCTGCAATACGCGGGAGGGACTGGAGGCCTTAGTTCACACAATCCAGCTCCAACTGATGGGTTCAATTTCGCCGGAAGAGGTTTACCTGACGCGCGAACGTCACGCAGAATGTCTGCGCGCTGCTGAGGCTGCGTTGCAGCGCGCTACCCATGCCCTCAAGCAATCACTCTCCCCCGAGTTTGTCATGGTGGACGTAAACGAAGCGCTTGCTCAGCTTGGGGAATTGCTGGGCGTGGGAACGTCAGAAGAGATTCTCGATCGCATTTTCTCGCGTTTTTGTCTTGGGAAATAAACAAAGGTCGAGAATCATTGCATACGCGAGTTCTGGGACTTTTCGTGACGGTGAGGTCTTTAGCAGACGGAAGACGGAACATTATGGCATAGATGCGAAGATAGCGATGGAGCGACAGCTGGTAGTAGTAAAAGTGCACCCGGGCTCGCGACGTGAAGAGGTCAAACAGTTGGGTCCAACGTCGTTCGAGGTGTGGACACCCGTTGCAGCAGACAGAGGACGAGCCAATGTGGAGGTTGCAAAGCTACTTGCCAAACACCTTGGCGTTGCCCCAAGCTCTATCGTACTGAAACGAGGGGCAACATCTCGCACGAAATTCTTCGAAATAGTCAGCTGATCCAGCCCGTTCGGTCAGCTCGTGCATACTGAAAAGGAGCACAGTGAGGCGATGAACGCATCAATGCCAACACTACGGATTAAGTCTGGGCGATGCAGCGCGTTATTTGCATACGACGTGGGGATGCTTATAGACCTCGATGCTGCGGAAGCACGCATTACTGAGGTCGCACAACGCGGAGGTCTGAAACACAAACGGCGCGCACCGATCTATTTTGAGTATCGGCCACTCCCCCTTCGTATCACGCGACGCGTTCCGAACTTCGCCATTGCCGGCTTTCGCAGCGAAGCCACAATTGAGGTGACCCTGTTTGACTTTGGCGCGGCCCAGCTAAGCTACACCATCCCAATTTCGGGCGATCTCGAAGCGCTTCACGCCTTGAGCATGGCCTTGTACGATAATGTGCTCTTACTAAGCGATTCGAAGCAACAACTGGAACAAATTCTCGCGATGGTTGCACCAGCAGTAACGCGTCCTCGCATCTCAGACTTTGTCGAGGATTACTTCATATACGAGCTCCAGTTAGAAGATCCCCAGCCGCCGCTCGACGAGGTGGTGCAGACGCATGCGCACAAACTCGCCCAAATCCTGCGTGCGGAAGAATCTCCCCTGTCCGCCCAAGAAGTCGCCGACGCTCTCAGTGTGCGTATGAGCTTCACGCCTTCGGATTTGGCTCTAATTGACTGGGGGGCAGCGATCGTTTTTGATCAGGACGCTGAGGACGTGCGCACAGTTCTGGAATTCGCGAATGTAGAGCTCCTTGAAATGCGTCACATGGACCAAGAATTGGACGACGCCTTGGAGCAAGCCTATACGATGCTTTCGGGGCCTGCGTTACCGTGGTGGCAACGCCTCTTCCATCCGCATTCCGCGATGGAAAAAATAGCTCAGCTTCAGGTGGATAATGCGCTGCTCTTCGAGAGTGTCAACAATGCACTCAAGCTGCTCGGTGACCAGTACATGGCACGCGTCTATACGAATGCCGCAAAGCGTTTCCATTTAGCGGATTGGGATGCCAGCATTCTCCGGAAGCTAAGTACGCTGGAGAGCATTTATGAAAAGATCACGGAGCGAGTTGCTTCTCAGCGCATGGAACTTCTTGAATGGATTATCATTGTTCTCATCGCGCTTTCGATCGTGGTCACTCTGCCGGGGATTGCTGGCAAATAGTCCCTGCTCATGAAATTGACCGGAGGAGCTGCTCTAACTCGCGGGGCGATGCTGCTGGGGGCTGACACGCACGATCCACGCAGACATACGCATGTGCTTCGCCAGCAGATGGGCGATAGTCTCGAGCAAGAGCTGGAACATCGCTCGCTCCGTCATTGAAAGCCACAACACGTGACGGATGGAATACGCGGGAGATCGTCCAAAGCATCGCTTCGCTCTCGGGGCTTCCCGTGCCTCCCGTCACAACGACCGAAACGTTTGCGCCACACAAAAAACGGTACGCTTTGAGCATGCTTGCATAAGCCGTAGGAGCTTGGCTGGCTCGAGCGCCAACCGTATCAAGCACCGCCTCGGCCATTTCCCGTAGCGGCATTTCGCCAGTAAGTTCTGCCAACCGGAGTAGGTTCATAACGGCCACGGAGTTGGGTGAAGGGAGTGCCCCGTCATGAAACTCCTTGAGCCGAAACGGGAGCTGCGCGTCTGTTGCTTCTGAAAAATAGTACCCGTCACCGGCCCAAAATCGGTCCTTAGCCGCAGCCATCAATTTGTATGCTGCGTTGAAGTAGCGGGCCTCACCGGAAACTTCGTATAGATCCAGTAGCCCTGCAGCAAGGTAGGTATAGTCATCGAGCATGCCCGGTATCTTGGCTACGCCATCGCAGTACACGCGCAAGAGTCGGTGCGGTGGTTCCCACAGTCGCTCGAGAATAAATTCCGCAGCTTCACGGGCCGCCTGCACGAATCGGGACTCGCCAAGCACAGCGCCCCCCTTGGCCAACGCGCTTATGGTAAGACCATTCCACGACGTCAGGCATTTGCTATCAAGTGCAGGCGGGATCTTTTGTTCGCGTGCTGCAAACAACCGTTCTCGAATCGAAGCAAGCTTATCTTTCCAAGCTTGCAGTTCCATGTTGTGGACTTCCGCAAATTGCTCGTCTGGGATTAGGACCCGCAAAACACTCTTGCCGTCCTCCCAATTGCCCTCAGGCGTAACGTCAAAGTACTCACAAGCCAACTCGCCATCTGACCGGCCGAGCACCTGCAGGATTTCGGAACGAGACCAGACGTAATATTTCCCCTCGACTCCTTCGCTGTCCGCATCGAGCGCGGAATAAAACATTCCCGATGGATCGCGCATCGAGCGGAGCAACCAATCCAGAGTCTCCCGCGCAACGCGGGCGTATGGCGGCTCACTCGTCTGTAAAAACATGTCGAGATAGACCGGCACAAGTAAGGCCTGATTATAGAGCATCTTCTCAAAATGTGGAACGTGCCATTCGTCATCAACGCTATAACGAGCAAAACCTCCCGCGAGATGGTCATAAATTCCCCCATGGGCCATACCGTCTAATGTGGCTCGTATCATCCCGAGCACTTTGGCGTCGCGCGAATCATGATAGATGATCTGCAAAAGCGCGAGGAGTTGGTCCGGCGGGAATTTTGGAGCAGATCCAAAACCACCGTAGCGAGGATCAAACTCTCGCAGTGCATGTGTGACCACCTTGGTAAACACATCAGGTTGGATGGGGCCCGCTGGCGCATCCGCCAATAAGCGCCGGAGTTCGCGGGTCATCGTATCCGCTTGAGTAAGGATGGCATCGCGATTCTCCCGCCATAGAGATGCAATGCGGCTGAGTAACGTGGGAAAGCCCGGGCGCCCGTAGCGATCTTCAGGCGGGAAATAGGTCCCTGCAAAAAAGGGTTGAAGTGACGGCGTGACGAAAACGTTTAGCGGCCAGCCTCCCTGGCCGTTGAGCGCAACACAAACGTTCATGTAAACTGCATCTACGTCTGGGCGTTCTTCACGATCCACCTTCACCGGAACGACCGTCTCGTTGATGAGCTGAGCAATCGCCTCATTGTCGAAGCACTCACGCTCCATCACGTGACACCAGTGACAGGAGCTATAGCCGATTGAAATGAGGAGCGGCTTATCCTCGCGCTTCGCTTTCTCGAAGGCCTCCTCGCCCCATGGATACCAATCCACTGGATTATATTGATGCTGACGCAAGTAGGGCGACGTCTCCTTCGAAAGACGATTCGGCTGGCGGGGCTTGCCAGCGTGATGGGGCTCGTAGCTCATGAGTCAATACTTTCTCTGTTTATTCTCAGTTAGAAATTAGTACTTATTAAGCCCTTTATCATGCATATACCTTTCGCTTCTCACTTATTTCTCACGCTTGCTGCAGACGTCTGCTCATGAGGTTCATCTCAATTAGAAATGGCTTGTCGTGCAGAATCTCGGTGATATTGCCGCATCTCTTGAGCTGATGGTCCCGCGAAAGCACCGCACATGTTTCACCCAGTATTCTTGCGCTGTGAAGATCATGCGTAGCAGAAATGACCGTCCCGCCATCGCGTTTACGGAACTCTTCCAACCAATCGAAGAGATCATCACAAGTCTCGGCATCCAAGTTGGCGGTGGGTTCGTCGAGAAGCAAGATCCTCGGCCTGAGCGCAAGCACGGATGCAAAAGCGACTTTACGTTTCTCACCCCCGCTCAGGGCGAAGGGGGCAAGTCCGCAAAGGCCTCCAAGCCAAACATCGCGAGCAATTCATCAGTAACTTGAAGTGCTTGTTTTGCGCCGAAAATCTGGAGTGGTCCAAAGGCAATTTCTTCCCGGACGGTGGGACAAAAAAGCTGGGCATCGGTATTTTGAAACAAGATGCCGACCTCGGTTCGGAAGCGCCGGCGAAAATTCTCGTCGCGTTGTAGACGCTCCTCACTCAGTACCTCACCATGAAAAAGGACCTCACCTTTCGCAGGGAAATAGAGTCCGGCAAGAATGTGAAGGAGTGAGCTTTTGCCACTTCCGTTTGCCCCAAGAAGTACCAGCCCTGTGCCTTCGGGAATCGAGAGAGTAACGCGATCCAGCGCACAGCGGCCGTCTGGATAAACAAAACTAACATCACGAAGAGTGTAAACGTCTGTCATTACAGATAGCCTAAGAATCCAAGCATGATCGCGCCAACAATTGCGACTACATCACGCGCTCCAACCGGTTGGCTTTTTGGAAGAATGCCGTAGGAACCGTTGAAACCACGAGCAAGCATGGCCCGATGTGTCGCCTCTGCTGCGTGGACACAATTCTGTAGGAGGACACTTCCTTGGACCCCGAGGATCGCGTACGCGCGTCGGATGCCAGTTGGGGAGATTGTGCGCGCACGCAGTGATGACGCCATAGAGTGGGCTTCTCTGCCAATCACGTGGAGGTAGCTCCACATAGTTGAGAAGAGGCTAACAACCGAGGCGGGGACACGAAGCTGAAGGAGTCCACGAAGAATCTCTGGCACACCCATAGTCGCAATCAGGAGCTGCACAAGGCTAATCGCGCAAAGAGCTCGCGTTGAAATGATGAGAAAGCTTTGAATGCCGTGAACAGAAAATATACCCCATGAGTCGAGCGGAGTCCCGCCGGCGATCGCTACGAATATGGCTGGAAGCGAGAGCGGAACAACAAATACCAGAACGAGAACAAGATTTCGCTGAATCAGTTCTTTGAGGGGGATTCTAAGCAGGTAGGCGCATGTCAATAAAACGGCATAGATGCCGATGAGATACTCCAATCTTCTCGCGATCAGGACGCCGAACAAAATGAGAGCACACACAATTAATGCGGTAGCTGACGTCCACGGGAGCGGTCGTATTTGCCTCAAACGGGCGCTCTGGCTGGCTCGATGATGGAGCAACCAGAAGCGTTCAAAATGACGAATTGTGTGGTTTATATATTTCACCGAGGAAACAGAACCAGTCCTGTTTCAAGAATACATAAAGTGCATTTCGAGACCACCGTGCCTAACCCTTGCGACGGAAGCACGCTACGCGGCTTGATCGCTTTGCGTCTGTTCCGTGCTTTGCTTTTCCTGACGTTTTCCGAGACCCCAGAAGATTGCAGTGATCGCCAAAAGCCCAAGAAGGCCCGCTACAATGTACTGAACGGATTCACTAAGAGCCGAATCTGTTTCACGGAAAGCGTAATCAGGAATCGGAGCCTTCCAGAGCTCCGCCCATTTGATCATGCCGCTTGGGGGCGCTGGAAGACTTGCTAATCGAGCGACCTCCTCGGGTGACCACTCACCCCACGCCTCGCCTGCGCCAGCAACCTCAGGTAACCAAAGCCCGACCGGAGCAAGGAGAACGAGTGCAAGCGTCGCAATCCAAAACCCTCGACGGCGCCAGAACGGAACCGGCGCACTCGGCAGCTGGTGGATCACATGAACCCGGAAGCCCGACCGCACCAATGCTTGAAGAGCAAAAGCGGTGACAGCTCCTTCGAGGACACCAACCAACAAGTGACTCAGCCCCATCGCCGGAACAGAAACAGACAGCGGGAAGGGACAATAGAGTGGC
Coding sequences within it:
- a CDS encoding Uridine kinase encodes the protein MKRMLLGIAGGTGSGKTLVAKSIGEAVGKQVVILGLDSYYLDRSDLPFEERAKINYDHPDAFDIPLLLEHLHKLMRGEAIEMPVYNYAAHARAPETIHVEPAPIIIVEGILVLAIPALRDMMNVRIFVDTDADVRFIRRLSRDVKERGRSLQSVIDQYLNVVRLMHLEFVEPSKRYADIIVPEGGYNKVAIDFIVTKLKTLLDE
- a CDS encoding Diaminohydroxyphosphoribosylaminopyrimidine deaminase, with amino-acid sequence MNKHNEQFTFTKEDRAYMERALELAARGRGATSPNPMVGALIVKRGRVIAEGWHRQAGAPHAEIEAIRSAQEPLEGATLYVTLEPCCHFGKTPPCTQEIIKHKFERVVVAARDPNPLVSGKGIEELRAAQIRVEVGLCELEARRQNEFFFTYHEKKRPFIISKWAMTLDGKIATETGHSRWITNEMSRAYAHELRAQVDAVMVGVGTVLMDNPLLTVRLEGYSGRQPLRIIVDGNLRIPSRAKCLTKASPGSVIICTSSASSRDKRHELEKAGHRVLVFPGRGLLDFHEVMAEFHKLGIQSILCEGGSSLTGALFEAQLVDKVVAFVAPKIVGGKNAKIPIAGWGVLHMDRALSLSDVSIRSFGSDVCIEGYIAPQEWSKTGTENHGDSSAELTPVTALKDLAPNSQNSTGGSNA
- a CDS encoding aminoglycoside N3-acetyltransferase, coding for MWHVEPFDPKTSKARVGVIPEVLRQRPDAHRSFHPTHSVAVIGPHAEDIIRNHLHATPLGADCPFDRMRKFDAKILMLGTFQDTNSSLHLCEVLAGLPYVRVAFTEGQDFEIAWFINEDGQVEYTQIFEVPGCSRGFRVVEEPLRQVGVLRDVRVGPSVSQLLRLNDLVNAMKELLHADPTMLLCTHNDCGICPKRRRFMAKQ
- a CDS encoding GTPase and tRNA-U34 5-formylation enzyme TrmE; the protein is MNKLLNLDDTIVAPATGSPPAAIAIVRLSGKKSFEILEKIFRPRSNRPVAELPSHRMVLGMVHRLSGEPIDEVLGVLMRAPRSFTGEDVAELHTHGSAAVVRAVVEACVEAGARVAEPGEFTRRAFLNGRMDLVQAEALADLIHAQTQQARRLALRQLQGGLSSKVMKLREWLLDVAAELEAWIDFPEEEIPIPTIARHLEIFADVTRELQRLTQGLRAGLLLSEGARVVIAGRPNAGKSSLFNMLVGRERAIVTPHPGTTRDTIESTVELGGIAVTLVDTAGLRHTADEIEGIGIERARQEIRLADLVLLVVDASHPTNIRGDLELVEHDYETKIVVVLNKTDLASEEQIGELTAQLQGLTYPCVQVSCNTREGLEALVHTIQLQLMGSISPEEVYLTRERHAECLRAAEAALQRATHALKQSLSPEFVMVDVNEALAQLGELLGVGTSEEILDRIFSRFCLGK
- a CDS encoding Thymidylate kinase, whose protein sequence is MSYEPHHAGKPRQPNRLSKETSPYLRQHQYNPVDWYPWGEEAFEKAKREDKPLLISIGYSSCHWCHVMERECFDNEAIAQLINETVVPVKVDREERPDVDAVYMNVCVALNGQGGWPLNVFVTPSLQPFFAGTYFPPEDRYGRPGFPTLLSRIASLWRENRDAILTQADTMTRELRRLLADAPAGPIQPDVFTKVVTHALREFDPRYGGFGSAPKFPPDQLLALLQIIYHDSRDAKVLGMIRATLDGMAHGGIYDHLAGGFARYSVDDEWHVPHFEKMLYNQALLVPVYLDMFLQTSEPPYARVARETLDWLLRSMRDPSGMFYSALDADSEGVEGKYYVWSRSEILQVLGRSDGELACEYFDVTPEGNWEDGKSVLRVLIPDEQFAEVHNMELQAWKDKLASIRERLFAAREQKIPPALDSKCLTSWNGLTISALAKGGAVLGESRFVQAAREAAEFILERLWEPPHRLLRVYCDGVAKIPGMLDDYTYLAAGLLDLYEVSGEARYFNAAYKLMAAAKDRFWAGDGYYFSEATDAQLPFRLKEFHDGALPSPNSVAVMNLLRLAELTGEMPLREMAEAVLDTVGARASQAPTAYASMLKAYRFLCGANVSVVVTGGTGSPESEAMLWTISRVFHPSRVVAFNDGASDVPALARDYRPSAGEAHAYVCVDRACQPPAASPRELEQLLRSIS
- a CDS encoding ATPase component NikO of energizing module of nickel ECF transporter; this translates as MTDVYTLRDVSFVYPDGRCALDRVTLSIPEGTGLVLLGANGSGKSSLLHILAGLYFPAKGEVLFHGEVLSEERLQRDENFRRRFRTEVGILFQNTDAQLFCPTVREEIAFGPLQIFGAKQALQVTDELLAMFGLEAFADLPPSP
- a CDS encoding Transmembrane component NikQ of energizing module of nickel ECF transporter, with the protein product MEYLIGIYAVLLTCAYLLRIPLKELIQRNLVLVLVFVVPLSLPAIFVAIAGGTPLDSWGIFSVHGIQSFLIISTRALCAISLVQLLIATMGVPEILRGLLQLRVPASVVSLFSTMWSYLHVIGREAHSMASSLRARTISPTGIRRAYAILGVQGSVLLQNCVHAAEATHRAMLARGFNGSYGILPKSQPVGARDVVAIVGAIMLGFLGYL
- a CDS encoding Substrate-specific component NikM of nickel ECF transporter / Additional substrate-specific component NikN of nickel ECF transporter, whose product is MHIPDGYLGPTTCVACFAAVSPFWIVAWRRLRDRLGSLEVPYLSVAAAFVFLVMMFNVPIPGGTSGHVTGASLVALALGFWPAVIAISCALIVQALIFGDGGITAIGANCLNMAVIQPLVALVVWRLIAPRNGCGWTKRSWAAAFAAGYFGILAAALATAFQFGLQPALERAADGTPLYCPFPLSVSVPAMGLSHLLVGVLEGAVTAFALQALVRSGFRVHVIHQLPSAPVPFWRRRGFWIATLALVLLAPVGLWLPEVAGAGEAWGEWSPEEVARLASLPAPPSGMIKWAELWKAPIPDYAFRETDSALSESVQYIVAGLLGLLAITAIFWGLGKRQEKQSTEQTQSDQAA